The Anolis carolinensis isolate JA03-04 chromosome 2, rAnoCar3.1.pri, whole genome shotgun sequence genome contains the following window.
attaaagaaatatataaaatcaataaaaacaagtgaagaatatagttcagaagcagacctttcagataaggtcaaatatagtccagaaatgtattgtccaatataagatattagtgttcaaagttttaatccacttgaccgaaacacacactttgccaagcaatagtgtggggaaataacagtctttaaagtccaatgaagcttgacaacaaggctggaaataaacttgattcttgactagatccgtgactagaggcaagacgaacatgaagcatgaaacagagtccgtggtaaaaccatgagacaaggcaaggcttgaagcttgatccgggaaacaaggaactgggtttacgaagtccacacacgatctctctcctcaagctgatcaattgactccgcaaagtctccctcgcgccaaacacctatatggggtctcgttttcccgccaacagaactctttccctagagaacgagaagcgaaacccaactctgtccagatgcatgactccttagaatttcccaagggaagcagacctaatcagccatttgtttggcagcgattctcaggcttctgcgattggcctccctgactcccctatctttggaataattttccctcctggaaaacggggggggggggagttctgcccaaggcctgtttggctgaattcttgagggcaaacgtcaacatcctgcaggtgaagagactccggctcttgctgaaccggcgaaaatcccatgttttcctcttcgtctgccacaatagtactaggaacaggactacaaggcccatgagtcatcacaccagcaGGCTTGCCCACCTTCTGCTTGGCCTTAGCACACACAGGGCATTCCTGTAAATAGTCTCCCACATCTTTgcgtatggttggccaccagaattgtctGTTTAACAGCTTTAGACTTTTTGTAAATCCAAAATGACCAGAGAGTTTGGAGTCATGGGATTGGGCCATTACCCTCCCGCGGAGGCTTTCCAGCACACAGTACTTGGAACCATAAGTTCACAAGTCCCCTTCTTGGGATAGTTCATCCCTATGAGACTGAAGCCAGGAGTCTGTATCGGCAGCTAATTTTAACTCCTGGGACAATTCTTGTATTTGGCCACTAGGGGGGAGATTGTGGCTCGGGTCTGTACTAATAATCCCAGTTGTTCCTTTGTGAACACAGTTTCGACTTCTCCCAGGGCCAAATAGTTTGTGTCGGGCATGCGGGAGAGTGCATCTGCCAGTCTATTTTGTTTTCCCAGGAAAaacttcagcttaaaattgaGTCAGCTAAAAAATTGGGCCCACCGTAGTTGTTTCGCATTCAACCTTTGGGGGGTCTGTAAAGCCTGCAGATTTTTATGGTCAGTCCATACCTCAAACGGAACATCAGTGCCTTCTAAAAATGTAGCCAGTGGGATAGGGCCGATCTCACTGCAAAGGACTCCTTCTTCCACACGTGCCACGTTCGCTCAGTTTCAgtgaactttcttgataaataagcacaAGGTCTTACATTACCTTCTTCATCGGCCTGTAACAGGATCACGCCATAGACCACCTCTGAGGCATCGCAGTGTACCACAAAAGGTTTGTTTAGCTGGGCATGAACCAAGATGGGTTGACTCATGAATctcctttttaattcctcaaacgcctTTTGGCACTCGGGCCTCCAGACCAGTTTAACGCTCGGTGTCTTTGTCTTACAAGTCTCCCCCACCCCCTTAGTTTTTAGTAAGTCTGTCAAGGGTAGAGTCAATTTGGCAAAGTCCTTGATGAATTGCCTATAGAAATTGGCAAATCCCAGGAACCCCTGTAGTTGTCTTCGGGTTCTGGGGGGTTCCCACGCTAAGACATCCTGCACCTAGCAGGATCCATTGCTATGCCCTTTGTAGAGATTTGAAAACCAAGTAGTCTAATTCGGTTCTGTGGAACTCACATTTGGAGAGTTtagcataaagctgattctccCTCAAGATCTGCAGGACTTTTCGGGTCAATTTAACATGTTCCAACAGCGATTTATTGAAAATAAGGATGTCATCTAAGTATATGATAACCCCTTTATACAATAGATCATGGAAGATCTCATTTATGAAGTGCATGAACACTTTTGGGCCGCCGGACAGTCCAAAAGGCATGGTTCTGAAATGGTACTGACCCAGATAACAATTAAAAGCcattttccaacagtcctcatcTCGAATTCGGACTCTATAAAAGGTCTCCCGcaaatccagtttggtaaagacGCGTGCTTCTCCCAATTGTGCTAACATCTCGGACATTAGCGAGAGTGGATATTGATTTGTGGTTTATATCGCGTTAAGACCGTGATAATCCATAACCAACCTCCGAGATCCATCCCCTTTCGGCCGGAAGAACACCAGTGGGGATTGGGACGGCTCAATGAAACCCCTCTCTAGATTTTTATCAATGAAATCTCTGAGTGCCTTTTTCTCCGGCTTTGACATTGCATATTGTTTTGGTTTTGGTAATTTGGCGTTTgggtctatttcaattgcacagtcAGTTTTcctatggggggggggaattggtcACACTCTCTTTCGCTGAAAACATCTGCAAAATCCTGATAAACTTTGGGGATGTTCTCCATTGGCACATCTTGTGATGTGGCCGCTAGCACCCCTTCTGGCTTTAATTCTCTTATGGGCCTCGGGGAGCTCTCAAAGGTGCAAGTCCCATCCCAGAATGTGAACGCCTCCCTTTTCCAATCAATCTGAGGATTTTGCCACCTCAACCAAGGGATGCCCAAAATGACTGGCTGGTGCgccattgttgaaatcacaaaCTGTAAGGTCTCTGCATGGGAGCCCATGGTCATTCTTAAGAACCCTGTATGCAGGGGACCCGTATGCAGGGGTCCCATCTAATTGCGAGAAGACTACCGGTGTCTTTAAGGGATTAGGCCTCACTCCCAACCTTTTTGCCAGTTCAGGGGTAATTGGGCACCTCGTGCACCCACAATCCAGCATAACATCGGTCTCTATATGGATCTCTGTCTCTGGGTTCAGCAACCTCACCCTAATTCTAACAATGTCACAATTTAACCTTTTCTACTCACCCCTGTCGCCCTTCGCTAGCTCGATCTGTTTACAGGCGTTCAAAACAGATCTCGGCCGTTTCCTGATAGTTCCAggaatccttcttcttctccctccAGCTCCTCCACTTGGAGCTGCCCTGGAGCCGActgttgtaatctgccctgagtcctgagtgagaagggcggggtaaaaatgatgtaaataaataaataaataaattctggctCATGTTTGTTTAAAGTATGCCTGGCATTTGATTTTTAGACTCAGGCTTTAACTCGCTTCTCTCTCTTTGAGGTTAGAGAAGGTTAGAGCTTTTATACCCAGTGTTTTTGCTTTGCCTACGTTCTGGGATACAGTATAAGAACTTCTGCTTGGGACGATTTTAGGCAGATAACTAGGTGTGGCTCCTTTATAACTTCTGCTGGAACAACTCAGCCTTCAGCTCCCAGCTAAAGAGAGtagcaggaaaaaaaagagaCAAGAGAAGCCTACAAAAGCCTGCTCTGCTTGGATGAAGACATACAGTAACTCAGAGGGTTAGAGCTTTTAGACCCAGTGTTCCTGTTTTGCCAACCTTTGGGCTACAGTACAAAAcatgttctctttagaaatctctagagaATCTCCAGTGTGTGGCTCAAAGATTTAACTGCTACAGTTTTGTTTGCCTTGCTGGAGTCTATCTATGGAGCTGCAGAGGGGAAATCCATTGTTCCTGCtgcctctttgcagattcaggcCCACCACTTGCCATGCCTCAATAGATTCTGCCTGCCAGTGTCATCTCTACCCCAGCTGTGGACCCCACTGGGACTGAGAGAGTCGTCATTTTCTGCTtgaatagcacattttgctactgATGCTGTTCTATTGGCTGGGCTTACCTCTCTGGCTGAATGAAGGTTTTCTTTTTATTCTATACACAATTGTGTTGTGTACTGTTACATATATATGAGTGGATGCCAACTGTACTCAAAATTATGTGCAGTTGGCAGTGTGAATGCCAGCTGAGATACCATGGGGAGGGCTACATGGAGCCACTTAGCTACAAGGGAGCAAGGTAGTATGAACAGGGTTCTGATGGACTAGCCAGCTGATTGGCCCAATTGATTGTGAACTACACCCATTGACTGATAGGGTGTGTTAAagatggttttattttattattgcctTGTGGTACAAATAGCACTTTGGTGTATATTGGTCACTCTGGGACTGTTACACCAGCTGGTTTTGAGATAACCTACTGAAGGACTGGGTGGTAGTGACAGAGCTccaagaatgatgatgatgatgatgatagtaaaactttatttatattcctccctatctccccaaagggactcagggaggcttccaacaaaatatggcaaatattcataatacattaaacaaagacaaaataaacaacCCCACCTCATCCCAAAAGCCAATTCATAACTATAACAAAGTAAccgataaataaaattaaataataacataactgAACCACCACATATAATATAGTATGATATAACAGGACCCAGTTCAGGATCCTTAGCTCAATAAAGAACTGCAATTTGGAGGGGTTTCTTTTGCTTTTGCAGACATTTTCAATAACGTAAAGAAGCAGAAGAGCCCCTTGGAGGAGACGGTCCAACCTTCAGATGAAAACCCCAATGCCACTGCTTCTGGACCTGTGTCCAATCAAGGAAAGTGGACCTGCTGTATGAACCTATGAATCCCAAAACAAGGGAAGAAAAAATGACCTAATTAAAGTCATTGGCTGCAAAGACCCTGGAGCTGTTCCTCTCCAACCTTAACTTCTTTGAGTTAAGAATCCAAAACGGGGGAAATACCTGGCCTGGATGGAACACATATAACTCCTTAGCCACTCTTTTTAATAAGCAAGGAATTGCCATCTAAACATAGTCACTTGATGCTTTGGCCCTTTGGAAATAAACTAAGACATGAGGAAAATTAGGCAAGGAGATTATCTAGATGTCTACAAGGCAGTCCTCTGGTAGGAGTAGAGTGCTGGTGAACTAGGTAACTAATGGGTCTGGTCAATTGGGAATACACTAATTGACTGTAGGTTAAGTGATCATTCAGATCACTCCAGGCCAGAACATTTAAAAACAGGAAGGGCTCCAAGGAAAAAACTGGGAAACAACATCCAAACTCATACAAGTTCCGAACAAGAAGGAATTACAAATAGCATGGCATGAGCAAGGGAATATGTAGACTGCACAAGCTCTTAAAAGTATATGCTAAACTAACTTTTATAATTATTAACATGTTGTAAAAAACAAGGAATCAATTAATATTCAAGTAGAAAAGTACTGTCTGCAACTTAAAACTGGAAAGGGGTATTTGTAATGAGCTGGAACTATTAATTGAGTAAATGAGCTGGAAAGAGGTGAAAGCTGCTTGTGAACTGATGTGAACAAGCCAGTGACCATTTTAGATTTTTGGATGCCTTTACAATTATTCCATTCACATATTTACATATTAATAAATTATTACAGAAATCTGGTTTTCTAGAAAGGAATGAATCTTGGAGATAACAGAGCGCTCCAGCGCATTCCAGGACTAGAAGTATATGGAGGGCTTAGCCTACAATTCAGACTGTTCCAGGCATTGTTGGCATTCCTTTTTGGTGATTAGCAGAATTTATTCATGaggacatacaaacatacacacatttgGACAAAACACAAAGAGTGCATATCcgctttcctttttcctctttagGAAGCTCTTCGCATGATACCCAGAATATGACCAGCCATTACTTTTAGTTTGGGATTAGTCAATATTAACATAATGCTGTGTACACAAGGAAATGAAGTTATCAGGATGGAAGTAACTAGCGTGGCAACACTTCTAAATCTGGAAACATCACTTATCAAAATTATGAAACCAGTGAAATGTAAAATATAGAAAATTATATAAGACAGCAATAGTGTAATGACATTCATATGGACCTGAGTGCTAAGATCTTTGCCACCTAGGCCACTCTTCTTCAGATTCCTAATGTGCTTCCACAGTGAGACAAGCAAAAGCGTGGATGCAATTACACTTATGCAGAAAGTTATGGAAACATAAAAGAGCTGCATATCAAGAAGGATAATGAATCCATTATTATAACCCTCACTTTGATTGGCACTCACGGGTGAGTTTCTAGTCAGATTGTCCCACTTTTTCTGTTGAAAGTATTCAAGGACTGAAGGAACAAAGAAGATACTGGAAATGACTACTGACATCGCAAGCAGCCTGAGTACAAGCATGTTGATCCTTGGCTTCAGCCAGAGGAAGAGGCAGTTGGCAAAGTTAGTGACCTTCACACAGTATAAAACACTAAGCCAGGTTGCAGACCACATGCTAGTCATGTTGAAAAAGTTCCAGCAAATAAGTACAACATCCTGGTTAAAAATACCCATGTCGTTCTCGAAATACAGAAGATAGCTTGTGGAACTCAGCATCTGCGACATTAGTCTGGAGGCACTCAAACCTATCAAGAGGATATCATGAGGCAATATATTTCTCTTTTGAAGCCCTTGATATCCCAGTACAACTATGATGAATCCATTTCCTAAAAGAGTAAACACAGATATAATTCCCAGGATGGTCCATTTAAGAATATCAAATGGAGAAATTGAATTGTTAACCATTGTTGTCattttatagaaaaaaaaatgtctgAAATCATGTATCGCTGTGTAATTTGTCTTCTCATGTGTCTAGCAGAGGAAATCCTGCTATTCGGAGCTTCTAATATGGAACAGCTATAACATATTATGGAAAACAATGCAAATCCATGGATAGTAATGAAATGAGATCACTTCCTCATTCCTATTTAGAAGATTTGTTTAGTAAATTCCTGATATGGATGGTTTTGTTTATGATTCAAATGAAATCAAAGTTTGACTGTAATCCTTGGAATTTGCTTCAGACTAAATTTCAATCACCgaaatattttaaatggaaaGCCACACTTGCCAATCAGTCAACATCTTTAAGAAAAATATTCAGGACAACAAGATAATTAAAGTACCTTGTTTGGGCAAAACTGATtcgaaatattattttaaactggTGTTCTAGGGCAGAAATACAGAGACCTTAAATGCTTGTTTGTGAATCTCCTCAAATAGCTATTGGGAAAGGGTTTTATTTTGTTCCCATTGTTGCCAAGCGTGACCTCCCCACCCCCCAATAAAAGATAGTTTATAATTAGGGaacttatagttttgccaagAACACCAGGCTGGAATGATGTAAAAGGGGTTTAAGTCTTGGCCAACTTGCAAAAGTACTAACAAAAACAAGGACCCCCTTCCCATGTCTGATCTGTGTATATTTAATcaatattttgtatatatatttatagcgACAATGGACAGGTAACAAATATGCTGGAATTCGTGTTACAAAATGCATTTCCTGACCCGGGAAGTCAGCAGGCACAAGGCAAGAGGCAAGGGTCACTGTGAAAGCGGGGAGAAAAGGGTGTGTGCCTTCCCCTCCCCAGTCCTTCCTATCTCCATTTTTCCTCACTTTTCCAGCACCCCTTTCCCACCCCAGTCTTCCCTTTTTCTAGTTTCCCCCTCCCTAGTATTTACTAGCCCTAGCCCCTCTCTCTCCATTTTTCATCCCATCCCCTTGTCCATCCCAGCCTTTCCCAGGTTCCAGTCTCCTTTCCCTTTCAGTCTTGCACCTTTTCCCACCACACTTTCCCACTTTCCCAACCTTTCCCAATTTCATGCTCCCCTTTCACACCTCAGTCATTCCCCTTCCCCAGTTGCCTCCTTCCCACCTCAATCTGCCCTACTTTTTCAGCTACCCCTTTTCCACCTCATTTTCCTACTTTTATGACCACCCCTTTCCATTCCAACTTTTTCCCATTTCTAGTCCTTCTTTCCCACCCCCTTCCCAAGCCAGTCTTTTCAACTTTTCCTTATTCACATACACAACAGCATTTCCCCCCAAATGTATACCATAGTTAAAATAAACTATGGTgattattagattgttattgttgttattgttacatgtattattttactgcatttattattattcttatgacatttattattttactctgttactaTTCcagtattacatttcttattttactctattattgttacatttattgttttccctattattattgttattattacatttcttattttattctatttattactgttactacatttattaatttattattattggaaggatacataagcacatttacattaaagaaggttagaataatgatttaatcagagttggacagtcttatcttaaattacagttttatgtaaatattcaaaaacatttaacttactgacgcctcaatcaatgtaattttattggtatctatttttatttttgaaatttaccagtagctgctgcatttcccaccctcatactcaagtcaatacgtttttccagtttttttgtgataaaattgggtgcctcggcttatattcaggtcaccttagactcgagtatatacagtaatctactTCCAGGGCTCTTTCAGGTTCACTTCCATCTATGTTTGCATGTCATGTGCCTTTCTCTTTCATAACAAGACTTAggttggatctgcactgccctataatccagtttcagaatgcagattagctgctcgaactagattatatggcagtgtagacccatataatacagttcaatgcagaacTTTAAATTCCTCAAGAAACCCCTGCACTGTTTTATCGGGAAAAACTTTTAGGAACTGTTTAAATAAACATGCCAACTGCAGTTCAAATGAAAGAGCTTCACCTTTCTTGGAAGTAACTATCTCAAAGTCCCACTCCTTTGGCTTCCTTTCTGTTTAGGATTCCTCTGTTGCATCTAAATTTGCTACAGTGGAATCTGCCAATCCATAGGCCCACtaaagtcccttctacactgtcatataatccagagtatcaaagcagataatccacactatctgctttgaactggattatctgagtctatactgcaatatattccagttcaaagcagataatccagatttgttatggcagtgtagcagagccagccctaggtgattttcaagtgtaggcgaacagaattttggcgccccccccccaaaccaatcactgaaaaataaaagtgttggataagcaaaaatgttggataataaggagggattaaggaaaagtctattaaacatcaaattacattatgattttacaaattaagcaccaaaacatcatgttttacaacaaatcaacagaaaaagcagttcaatacatggtaatgttatgtaggaattactatatttgtaaatttagcaccaaacattaaactgggatgtagggcagtgtggactcaaagcagatattgtgggttattctgccttgataatctgagttataaggctgtgtggaagagcactgaggatccttccacacagccatataacccagaatatcaaggcagataatccacaatagctactttgaactggaatatatggcagtgtggactcagataacccagttcaaagcagatattgtgggattttctaccttgatcttccaggttatatggctgtgttataaggccccttctatactgccatataaaatccagagtatctgctttgaactgggttatattgcagagtagactcatataatccagttcaaagcatacaaTCTGCATTATccggtttgataatctggattatatggcagtgtggaaagggcctaagggtgttggactcattttcatcaaaggccacatctGTCTTAGGATTGCCTTCAAACATTGCTGAATTCATGGACGGAGAATCTATGGATACCGAGGGCCAATTTATCACGTGAATGTTGCGAGAATAGCAAGGACTACCTTGTTCCGCAgcgagtgacccaatggtcgccgccaccGCTTCGAAAgcgcccagcaagggctgcgcctgaagcggcggcttcatgggcctccattaagAACCGGCCCTGCAGTGTAGAAGGAGACTTCATGAACTGCCTTGGATCCCTTTCCAGACTCTACTATATGACTTTTCCAAGATGTCTGCTTCCCTTGGAGGATCCAGAACCCACATATCTGAATAGCTCCCTGTATCTTGAaatctagggggggggggggggggggacaggatgTGGCCTCTACTACACAGATAGCATTCCAGACCATCTTAACTGATAACAGAAGTACAACTTCTactttgtattttaatatctTCGGCTGAAGAAGAAACCAATGGGGTTTCAAAACTTTGCATTGTGGTTTTTGTGCTATTCCTTGTGACACAATAAAGGAATTGCTCTTTTATGGTCTTTGTTATATTGGGCTACATGACCAGAGTGACCAAGCCCTGTATTTCCGGCTATCTCCCATCTTTCAGCTCTCCTGGCTAGAGACGAAGAGCCCTAAACATAGATGAATGCTGAAACACCAACCCATTTTCCATGCAAATGTTTCCCTTCAGCTTAAACCAGTGCAATGGAAATTCTGGAGAGATTCTATTTCAACATTTCCAAGTTTTGCCTAGCATCATTGAGTCTGGATATATTTAACGAATGCATCCAAATTACTGAATTTGCATGCACTTCAAGCATGGTATTGTAGTAAAGACAGGACTAACTAGGATTGCTCCATTTCCAAATAGCCTATTGTAAAGATGTAATTCTATAAATTATAAGTTTAAGTGGGAGACAAAAAGTAATACTTTTTCTAGTAGGTTATTTCACTTTCTTATTTATTAAAGCATTTTCATCCTGTCCTCTTATTGCATGATCCAGGCCAGCTAAGAGAGAACACACAAACAACTTGACCAATTCCAGATTAAAATCAATTATGATATCCAGAGCACGGATTTCAGCtctgctatttatttatcatgttagaTGCAAATTGGGGGTACAGttacaatgtatttttaattggcACAAGTaaggttaaaaacttgacattatactacatTACCTTTGACCAgcaactggccacttggagtgcctctggtgtcactgtgagaaggtcctccgttgtgcatgtggcaaggctcaggccACATTGTAGTAAATCATCTGTagttttgctcttctccacactccacGCATGTCgtgaactccattttgtagccccatttcttaatatcAGCACTGCTAAAACTGTGGGTTTGTGGCCCAGAAATGTCAAGGTTCCACAAAGCCAGGTGAGACACAGGATGGATCTACATGGCTCTCTATAtttcagaatctgatcccagattatctgctttgaactggattatatcagtctgcactatcagataatctaggataagcaggtaacctgggatcagatcctgggatataggacaatgtAAATCCAGCCACAGACAGGTTGAAGGTGTTGAAGGCACTTATTCTCCTTGGCCAAAGATTATGTCACTGGAGTCtacactccaaagaactgacatacctcagtgcaaacatacataaatatgttgaatagcactttgacagctattcaaggct
Protein-coding sequences here:
- the LOC107983393 gene encoding taste receptor type 2 member 106; the encoded protein is MGIFNQDVVLICWNFFNMTSMWSATWLSVLYCVKVTNFANCLFLWLKPRINMLVLRLLAMSVVISSIFFVPSVLEYFQQKKWDNLTRNSPVSANQSEGYNNGFIILLDMQLFYVSITFCISVIASTLLLVSLWKHIRNLKKSGLGGKDLSTQVHMNVITLLLSYIIFYILHFTGFIILISDVSRFRSVATLVTSILITSFPCVHSIMLILTNPKLKVMAGHILGIMRRAS